GGCCACATACACCACGCGGAGGTGCGGCGGTACGAAGAAGAAGTTGATCATCTGCCCCGGGACCCAGAACGATTGGTTCGCCAAAAACGTCTTGACGTACTTCTGTCGGAGCTCCTCAAATATGTCTTGTTTACGTTCCATTATCGCCATGGCTGGAAACAAAGAAGGAATTAAAACATTATGCTCATTTGCTACTTGGTTACTGGTCTTTTAGTCAAAATTCATCTCAGAGCGTCCCATccaaaacgaaatatttttatttctatataaacTGTTTCAGAAAAAAGCTCGTAGGTACAGGGTGCAGCTATCTAGCAGCAACTGGCAACTACATAGTTGATTACATATTTTCCGAGTTCCGATGATCGTTAACAGTTTATGATGCTGTAAGATTATTGTGTCTTTTATCATATTTCGTACTGGAGGGGCTGTAATCATTGAATACTATACTGTACGTCAGTTTGTTACGgaaaatgattatatttaacAGTTATTGCCTCATCGGTCTTGTAGTTGTAAGTGCGACTGTCGAGCGTGCAGTTTAGTCTTCGATTCGCTTCGGTCAGGCAAATTGTTATTGGGATTTTCATTAGGGATTTCTCTGGATAGTTCCACAGTTTGTAATTGGGCCGGTACGCTAATAGATGTCCCTATTgtacaaattttataattaatgctTTGGAATTAAGGATGTACTGAAGGAGGGACATTAATCTGCCTACGAAGTGAACTATGTAACTGTACCTCTGTTTCGATAATTTCAGTTGAAATAGAGATATACTCTACGTATCAGTCATAAACTTGTAAACCTGCAGATTAGATATTGTGTCTCTACGTTGACTACTTGGCCTATATAAAACTCTTAGTAACATCAACCCAAAAATAGATcacggtttttatttatttgcatacctACAATAAAGAGAgatataagttttaaagtattatttgttgAAGGATCACTTTTACAATGGCAAACAAACGGCTAAGAATCTACACTTGCCTAGGTAATTATTAAGTCAtatgacattaaataaatatatttttatttggcgATCAAACTTAAAGTAGAGCATCAGGTTTTAAGTCCtcttttgaacatttttaaccgacttcaaaaaagaagGAGGTTCCCAGATCGTctgtacattttaattgttttttaagccaattttgatgattgtttcattttacaataattttggtCTCATAATAATTTCAGTGGTTTcaagaagtataaataataccAGAAAATCTAGCACTGTGAAAGAACTAACATCTATTATGTACATAAAACTGACTGTTTCTGTGATTTTGCCACAGAATTTCAGTCAGGTTTCTGTGAATGTTTCCTTAGTCTTTCACAGTCAATTAGTTTCCTGGGACTTAACTGAAAATGGAAGGAACAGTCTGTTACGTGCACATGTATATATGCAGGAAAGCAAATTTAGTATTACTTAAACTATGGTTTAAGACTTCCAAAATCTAAATtcctacgattttttttaaatataatatattatattaaaacacacCTTCCACGAAAATTTCACctcaaaatgtaaaataaaaatatgagtatagacacgaaaatgTTACCCACCAGTAAAAAAACAGGCCAACAAGAATGGTGTCATGATAAGCTGGTCACAAGCAACTTTGGTCATCACTGTTTTGACAGCAGTACCAGAGAACCTGCTGTCGAGGTATTTGTACCTGTAAAGACGTACAATCATATGAATAACTCGTTTTACTTTAAGATCCATTGATCAATTCCACAAATGATGACTGCCGTGGTCCTGCTGTGGTGCGAGACTAACCATCATATCAAAAATAACACTTAGTTAAAGATGACAATTGAAATGTAGAGTCATATGCTAAAAACGACTCAAGAGTAAAACGTCATCATTAAGTTCTTATGTCTCTTTTATCATGGCAAGATGAATGTAGAGAAGGATTATTAAGGAAGGAAACTTTGTAAAGTTCCGTCACAATACCAGGTGCAGAATTGGTCGTATCCATACAACCTATACCAAGATTTTGTCCTTTTACCAGAGTCTTAAGTAGTAGTCTCGAGTATTTTCACATTTCTACTAGCTGTCCCagtaaacgttgttttattCGTTATGCCATAAAGATGAGTTAAAgcgaataaaagaaaaaacaaaaaaatggggGTATGGAGAATAGATTATGACCAATTGTCAGAACTAACAACCGCGAATGGGACCATTAGCGAAGGGAGCACGAAGTGCAATTGGGACCAAGTGCGCATAAcccccaatatgcacacaaaatttcataagaatcggtcgagacgtttcggaggagttcaatttcgtactcgagaattttatatatcagaattattatacttaatattgttttcataccAGTAATACAGAATGGGTGCATAAATCCCGCTGCCAACAGCGGCAATACGAGCAGCTGCTTTGAAGTTATAATCCGGTTTTTCGGGCTGaaatataaacacaattttttttttatgaacgttTAAAACAAGTAACGCTACATTATGTATTAAAGATAAGCTAAACATAGAGTAGGTATTTATAAAGTCAGATCAAACTGATATTTCcttatataatgtttataatgcTCGCAGATAAATTACTGCGATAGTTTTGACCTACCTAATTAACTTATCAATCTactctatttaattaaaaaatttaaatacataatgtagagTTAAAAACTCTTTGAAGAGAATccctaatatatttttaaatcaattgtcGTAGTAGTTTTACATGTGTGCCTACTGTACCCgtatctattttaaattatgccAATGTGTGCGTATGAACGCTGTGACGTCATCACTCGTAGATAGGAATGGGGACATACGCGTTCCGGTATATGTGGTAGCGTGGCCGAGCGGTCTAAGGCGCTGGTTTAAGGCACCAGTCTCTTCGGaggcgtgggttcgaatcccaccgcTGCCAATATCTTTTTGTACTCAACTATTGCGTATTTTAGTTTATGCTGTTTCGGTTATAGTGAtacaatatacaaattatttatatttgtgcaaatactaaatttaaatggAAAAGTGTAGTGTAGAGTTATTTGAgtgactatttttttcttattgtacaaaagtaaagtcaaaatattttaaaactttagaaACTTTAACCTTTTACATTCAAATAAGAAATGATCTACAGTGAATAGCGGTGTGTTGTTCCATTCAATGGGTAGTGGCAGACCCTCTAGATAACCTACCATAGCATTGCGAGGAAGAGAAGATTGTTTAACACCTGACGGATGCGACAAAAGATAAACTGTATAAAGTTTAGTAGAAATCTCTTACCGAATAGAGCCTGTTAAAAGTCTGCTGTGAGATTTCTGCGGCCAAATAGAACGACGCGTACACCGACGTGTTGGTCAGCACTGGGTGCTTCTTCAGGGACCGATTGAAAAACGCCTTGAACGCGTTGAACATCTTTGATGATTCTGATGGAGAAATGATTGACATAGCAGCAATGTAATATAAACTCTAAGGATACAGAAATATAGTGTGTATTTGAATGCACGTTTTGTACTTTACAATAACTGACTAATGTTTTCAAAGGAATGGcttagttaaaattttaaaaaggctGTTTTGGTGGCACAAGGCATTAGGCAATGCAGTATTTTCTTTGATTATTTCAGTGATTACTCTTTCCCATGTAAAATAGCATTCAACAATTTGAAAATGTAGAGCAATTAGAAACATTGTACTTCATGTTACACAACACAAGCTTACAAAACAAACGTGAGGACAacaaataatagtaatagtCCCCACTTTCATCACAATCTACTACGATCTGAGTACATGTCTCTACAATTCACACATTGTACGAGATTCTATCAATTCATACATTTCCGCAAATGTTGTATGAAACAATAGACGTTAAATGTTCTGCAGTGGAGGCAACAATGAACTGTTAAGATGTGCAAAGCAATAATGCATAATAGAAGGAATAAAGTATATTCTATATACaactctacaaaaaagttttcatcatttttatttccgCCGTTCAGGCTACGTTTTCGACAGGAATGTGTGGCGAAGACAGTTTTTATGACCTAAAAGATccatcaaaataatgtatttcgaGTTAACAGTTAAGTTAGGTAATAGaagaaattcttattttttcgTTACTTTTTTATACGTAAGACAACTAACGTAGTGAAGTGGTTTTATTTGCCGCTggattttacttttcatttcaatatagaTGTATTACATCATGTCTACTGGTGGACTTTGGACCTTATGTGACTGCGACCTCAGCTCGtgaatgtataaataaacacctactaaattccattatttatcAGGCAAAATCAATATATGTGCATAAGTTCATCGAACTCTACAAACGTGGCTAAAAGATTATCTTTTATCACTCATCATGAGCACTTAATCAGACTACGTTAAGTTCATTATTGAACTAAAGAAATATATGTGTTTTATGTGTCATATATAGGTCATTTTATAATATAGGAGCATATCTTGAAAGCACTGGATTCAATCGCTCACAAGTAATCGAAAACTGCAGTTAAACGCTATCAACCGATAATATATCTGATATGGAGAAAATAACGTTCATTTTTATGATAACTCTTGTTTTTAGGTTAAAATAGCATATTTAAGAACACAGTTAATATCTGAAATCttcgaaaaataacaaaacaaaacagagtcatatttttttttataaattatgtagcTTATTCGTTCGATTTACATGTGTACTCTAGGAGACTGTTGGAAAGGTTTTACTAGATTGTAGCATGTCAATAGAGATCAATCATGGGTTATTAGGCTGCCAGTAAACAATaagtacaattataaataagtaacagTACCTTTAAATGCGTATTAGATTCACACGAGCGAATCGTATTATTTCTTATCGCGCATTTCTCACCGTGGCTCAACGGAATGCCGgtttacataaatactattgttatttaatgGAAATCCTTATCAGAAAACTTATATAAAACTCCTTCGTAAATAACACAGGATTTAATCCATTCATTGTTTTGCAAGCTGAAGGAATGGGATCGAGTGTCGCAACTGTCATCCGGTGTTTTATCGTAGAAATATAAACAGACTTAAgtagtattgttattttgatatagCACTTACATGATCATAATAAATGTAAGGTATTGCGTTATGTACTCAAATtgcattatattatgttttaatataaaaaaaaacaataataataaaatctaaaatcctaTCGTTTACTGCAGCCGGTAGAGTTTTACTAGAAGATTGACGaccttaatatttataaaaatatgaaaaactcACTTAGCATTTTTCACCACAAACTTTTACTGCCACTATCAAATCCACTAGATAACAAACTTctattaaaaagtgttttaaataaaaaaaaatcgtaacttTAGCCGCACGGGCGTCTTGTATCAGCTGATATTGAAACTAAACTGTCCTGTCCGGAGTCAATTGACTTCAATGGAATAATCAAATCAAAGTCGTTATGTTCGCGTTGTGAAGCTCCCTGCTAACAACACAAATCTGAATGCATTACTACCGTGGCGTACTATGTTCACGAGTGGATTCTTTGAACTAAATTTGAAACAAGTCTACATTTACAATAAgtcatttcattatatttgaaCGGCCTATGTATACAAGATTAAACATAATGCGAGTAACTGAAAACAACAAACGTTGCGATTTGTTTTGTAGTGTCAAAACTTGTTAAAACTATTCTATTACCGAATCCCGGCTCATTGAAAACTCTACTAACTTAGATTgacaaagttaaatttaaatatacacttaatattttaacaagcgTTATCCTTAAAGGTATCGCAATTATTCAGTTTCTGCATTTACCTTCTATGGTTGTAGTTACGtgcaatttaaaagtaatttgttttaattttttgtctcTTCTTTTTGTGTACATGCAACCTAGTGAGTTTTAAATCACCCTTAGCTCCCTGACGTGGCTTAAACGCACTCTTAGACAGTATAAGGGGTACTGTTTCACCGTTTAGCAAGTgctatatactatgtatgtacaacgctcaaaaataaatttgcgtTAGTGTTCGAACCTACAACCTTTGACTTGATAACCGATATAAGTCATACCACTAGACTACCACACTACTTGTAAAGTTGTCATTTTCATGACATTTACATTTCCCTGTCTTCTagaacttaaaataacttacctTGAACTACGATGAACCAGTGAATTTTAACTTCTTACGGATTTAGTGAGTTTTCGAGAATCTGTTCATATTTGTGGTAATTTACATATCTTCCGACATATTGTTTGGTTGTGGGATAAGACAAGGCTTGATTATGAAGCCTCCATTTATGTTGTAATTACTTTGATAAGAGATAACGGGTACTATGGAACTATTGTGGTACTGAATGGTGTTTTGTATGGATGTTATGGCGCCATGGgccagtttttattttccttggGAAAACTGTTCGCCATGCGAGGCGGTGTGGTGACAATTTTGATGTAATAGAATGAAACATGATCTGTCAACTCGCCGTCGCTCACCACGAAGGTTGTATTAATGTTATCTTTTTAA
This sequence is a window from Trichoplusia ni isolate ovarian cell line Hi5 chromosome 15, tn1, whole genome shotgun sequence. Protein-coding genes within it:
- the LOC113501172 gene encoding mpv17-like protein isoform X1, with protein sequence MLKSSKMFNAFKAFFNRSLKKHPVLTNTSVYASFYLAAEISQQTFNRLYSPEKPDYNFKAAARIAAVGSGIYAPILYYWYKYLDSRFSGTAVKTVMTKVACDQLIMTPFLLACFFTAMAIMERKQDIFEELRQKYVKTFLANQSFWVPGQMINFFFVPPHLRVVYVATASFMWINVLCYIKRQKLRPVALKEM
- the LOC113501172 gene encoding mpv17-like protein isoform X2 — encoded protein: MFNAFKAFFNRSLKKHPVLTNTSVYASFYLAAEISQQTFNRLYSPEKPDYNFKAAARIAAVGSGIYAPILYYWYKYLDSRFSGTAVKTVMTKVACDQLIMTPFLLACFFTAMAIMERKQDIFEELRQKYVKTFLANQSFWVPGQMINFFFVPPHLRVVYVATASFMWINVLCYIKRQKLRPVALKEM
- the LOC113501172 gene encoding mpv17-like protein isoform X3, translated to MLKSSKMFNAFKAFFNRSLKKHPVLTNTSVYASFYLAAEISQQTFNRLYSPEKPDYNFKAAARIAAVGSGIYAPILYYWYKYLDSRFSGTAVKTVMTKVACDQLIMTPFLLACFFTGTSISVPAQLQTVELSREIPNENPNNNLPDRSESKTKLHARQSHLQLQDR